The Paenibacillus macerans genome includes a window with the following:
- a CDS encoding CitMHS family transporter, translating into MLALLGVLTIALFLYLIMTKKVSVIVALVIVPVLFAVIGGFWDQLGEATLNGVIQVAPTGIMLMFAVLYFGLMSDAGLFDPIIKKVVSAVKGDPLKIIVGTAAVTMLVHLDGDGTATFMITITAFLPIYKRIGINKLILPCVVALGAGAMHLVPWSGTQARAMSALQTDASQMFTAILPSMAGGIIYVLAVAFFLGLRERKRLGVIDFNYNMEDELTEEQKAMRRPKLFWFNAVFTVLLIVGLMTHIFPHTILFMIGFAVALLVNYPNLKDQSARLNAHAKSIVLVTSMIFAAGIFSGILNGTGMIAAMADSLVSIVPDSMARFLPLILAVISMPLSLVFTPDAFYYGMLPILAQAVANFGMDPIEIGRAAIFGQMTVGFPLSPLTASTFLLVALSEVDLAEHQKFTFKWAWGTSLVFTAIALITGTISI; encoded by the coding sequence ATGCTGGCTTTGCTAGGTGTTTTGACGATTGCGCTTTTTCTGTATTTAATCATGACCAAAAAGGTTTCGGTCATTGTCGCGCTGGTGATCGTGCCGGTTCTGTTCGCGGTGATCGGCGGATTTTGGGATCAACTGGGGGAGGCAACTTTAAACGGCGTGATCCAGGTGGCCCCGACGGGCATTATGCTCATGTTCGCCGTACTCTACTTCGGGCTGATGTCCGATGCCGGTCTGTTTGACCCTATAATTAAAAAAGTGGTGTCCGCCGTCAAAGGCGATCCGCTGAAAATTATTGTCGGCACGGCCGCCGTGACGATGCTCGTCCATCTGGACGGCGACGGAACCGCGACCTTTATGATTACGATCACCGCCTTCCTGCCGATTTACAAGCGCATCGGGATCAACAAGCTGATCTTGCCTTGCGTGGTCGCTTTGGGGGCGGGGGCGATGCATCTCGTTCCCTGGTCGGGGACGCAGGCGCGGGCCATGTCCGCGCTGCAAACCGATGCCAGCCAGATGTTCACCGCGATTCTTCCGTCCATGGCCGGCGGGATTATCTACGTGCTGGCGGTCGCTTTTTTCCTGGGCTTACGGGAGCGCAAGCGGCTGGGCGTCATTGATTTCAACTACAACATGGAAGATGAATTGACCGAGGAACAAAAGGCGATGCGCCGTCCCAAGCTGTTCTGGTTCAACGCGGTGTTCACGGTGCTGTTGATCGTTGGTCTGATGACGCATATTTTTCCGCATACGATTTTGTTTATGATTGGGTTTGCGGTCGCCCTGCTGGTCAATTATCCCAACCTGAAAGACCAGTCGGCGCGTTTGAACGCGCATGCCAAAAGCATTGTGCTCGTGACCAGCATGATTTTTGCGGCCGGCATTTTTTCCGGCATCCTGAACGGCACGGGGATGATCGCCGCGATGGCCGATTCGCTCGTCTCGATCGTGCCCGATTCGATGGCCCGGTTCCTGCCGCTGATTCTGGCCGTCATCAGTATGCCGCTGAGCTTGGTGTTTACGCCGGACGCCTTCTATTACGGGATGCTGCCGATTTTGGCCCAAGCGGTGGCCAACTTTGGGATGGACCCGATCGAAATCGGGCGGGCCGCCATCTTCGGACAGATGACCGTCGGCTTTCCGCTTAGCCCGCTGACGGCGTCGACGTTTCTGCTCGTCGCCCTCTCCGAGGTGGACCTGGCGGAGCATCAGAAGTTTACCTTCAAGTGGGCTTGGGGCACGTCGCTTGTGTTTACCGCGATAGCGCTCATCACAGGAACCATATCGATATAA
- a CDS encoding acetyl-CoA C-acetyltransferase — MHEVVIVSAVRTAIGAFMGALGEVHAAELGAAVIREAVSRAQISADMVDEVFMGNVLQAGEKQNPARRAAMLAGLPQEVPATSLNLLCGSGLKAVHLASQAIYSGEAEIVVAGGMESMSTAPYVLPGARQGYRMGDRAAVDSMVSDGLTCSMGGYHMGITAENIAAKYGIGRAEQDEYAARSQQKAVEAIRKGVFAEEIVPVSVPQRRGEPVIFATDESPREGVTVEKLAKLKPAFTEAGSVTAGNASGINDGAAALVLMSRSKAEALGIKPLAVVRANASAGVDPAIMGTGPVPATRKALAKAGLTVADIDLIEANEAFAAQALAVARELGFPEDRLNVNGGAVALGHPIGASGARVLVTLLYEMKRRSARRGLATLCIGGGMGVSTIVELV, encoded by the coding sequence TTGCACGAGGTAGTTATTGTCAGCGCCGTACGTACGGCGATTGGAGCGTTTATGGGGGCGCTGGGGGAGGTTCACGCCGCGGAGCTTGGCGCCGCCGTAATCAGGGAAGCGGTAAGCCGGGCGCAGATTTCCGCGGACATGGTGGATGAAGTGTTTATGGGGAACGTGCTTCAGGCTGGCGAAAAGCAGAACCCGGCGCGCCGCGCCGCTATGCTGGCGGGATTGCCGCAGGAGGTGCCGGCGACTTCGTTGAACTTGTTGTGCGGGTCCGGGTTGAAAGCGGTTCACCTTGCTTCCCAGGCCATCTATAGCGGGGAGGCGGAGATCGTAGTGGCCGGCGGCATGGAATCGATGAGCACCGCTCCTTACGTGCTGCCCGGAGCGCGCCAAGGGTACCGCATGGGCGACCGGGCAGCGGTGGACAGCATGGTGAGCGACGGCTTGACCTGCTCCATGGGCGGTTATCACATGGGGATCACGGCGGAAAACATCGCCGCGAAGTACGGCATCGGCCGCGCGGAGCAGGATGAGTACGCCGCCCGCAGCCAGCAAAAAGCGGTCGAGGCCATCCGCAAAGGAGTGTTCGCCGAGGAGATCGTGCCCGTATCCGTGCCGCAGCGCCGGGGCGAGCCTGTGATTTTTGCCACAGATGAGAGCCCGCGCGAAGGGGTTACAGTAGAGAAACTGGCAAAGCTGAAACCGGCCTTTACCGAGGCGGGCAGCGTAACGGCGGGCAACGCGTCGGGGATCAACGACGGCGCGGCCGCGCTGGTGCTGATGAGCCGGAGCAAGGCCGAAGCGCTAGGCATTAAGCCGCTGGCCGTTGTCCGCGCCAATGCCAGTGCCGGCGTCGATCCGGCGATCATGGGCACCGGGCCGGTCCCGGCCACCCGCAAGGCGCTGGCCAAAGCGGGCTTGACTGTGGCCGACATCGATCTGATCGAAGCCAATGAGGCGTTTGCGGCGCAGGCGCTGGCGGTGGCCCGCGAGCTGGGCTTTCCGGAGGACCGCTTGAACGTCAACGGCGGCGCCGTGGCGCTGGGTCATCCGATCGGAGCCAGCGGCGCGCGGGTGCTCGTGACGCTGCTGTACGAAATGAAGCGGCGCAGCGCCAGACGCGGCCTGGCTACACTGTGTATCGGCGGCGGCATGGGCGTGTCCACGATCGTGGAGCTGGTATAG
- a CDS encoding 3-oxoacid CoA-transferase subunit B translates to MKGSETEALTGKQKIAKRVAQEIRDGDVVNLGIGLPTLIPAFLDPRIDIQIQSENGFIGLTDVNEQTDKDLVNAGGQPTGLRPGGSYFDSSVSFALIRGGHVDVSVLGGLEVDEQGNLANWMVPGKMVPGMGGAMDLVTGAKKVIIAMEHCAKGGAAKIVKRCTLPLTAVGVVSMIVTELAVFRFAERGLELIELADGVDLDTVKAKTTASFAVNLPQL, encoded by the coding sequence ATGAAGGGAAGCGAAACGGAGGCGCTGACGGGCAAACAGAAAATCGCCAAACGGGTGGCGCAGGAAATCCGCGACGGGGATGTGGTGAACCTCGGCATCGGGCTGCCCACGTTGATCCCCGCTTTTCTGGACCCGCGGATCGATATTCAGATTCAATCCGAAAACGGATTTATCGGCCTGACGGATGTGAACGAGCAGACGGACAAGGATCTGGTGAACGCGGGCGGCCAGCCGACCGGTCTTCGTCCCGGGGGCAGCTATTTCGACAGCTCCGTGTCGTTTGCGCTGATTCGCGGCGGTCATGTGGACGTGTCCGTGCTCGGCGGACTTGAGGTGGATGAGCAGGGCAATCTGGCCAACTGGATGGTTCCCGGAAAAATGGTGCCGGGCATGGGCGGGGCGATGGATTTAGTCACCGGGGCCAAAAAAGTCATCATCGCCATGGAGCATTGCGCCAAGGGCGGCGCGGCGAAAATCGTCAAACGCTGCACGCTGCCGCTGACGGCCGTCGGCGTGGTGTCCATGATCGTCACTGAGCTGGCGGTGTTCCGCTTTGCGGAGCGGGGGCTGGAGCTGATCGAATTGGCGGACGGCGTAGACCTGGACACGGTAAAAGCAAAAACAACGGCGTCTTTTGCCGTTAATCTGCCGCAACTTTAA
- the atoD gene encoding acetate CoA-transferase subunit alpha produces the protein MKDKVIRLDEALSFLRSGMTVMMGGFMGVGAPEGLVRAILDSELAELTLISSDTGTVDKGCGPLIVQRRVKRLVASHIGTNPETGRQMIAGELEVELTPQGTFAERIRAGGAGLGGVLTRTGLGTLVEEGKPKVAVDGREYLLETPLRADVALLKAYKADRAGNLVFRKSARNFNPIMALAADLVIAEAEQIVETGELDPDSIVTPGILVDKIVQCGGERE, from the coding sequence TTGAAAGACAAAGTAATTCGGCTCGACGAGGCGCTTTCGTTCCTGAGGAGCGGAATGACGGTCATGATGGGGGGATTTATGGGCGTTGGCGCGCCGGAGGGCTTGGTGCGGGCGATTCTCGACAGCGAGCTGGCCGAACTGACCCTGATCTCCAGCGATACGGGGACGGTCGACAAAGGCTGCGGGCCGCTGATCGTCCAGCGCCGGGTGAAGAGGCTGGTCGCCTCCCATATCGGCACCAATCCGGAGACGGGCCGGCAAATGATCGCCGGCGAACTGGAGGTGGAGCTGACCCCGCAGGGCACGTTCGCCGAACGGATCCGCGCGGGCGGCGCCGGCTTGGGCGGCGTGTTGACCCGCACGGGGCTCGGCACCCTGGTGGAAGAGGGCAAGCCAAAGGTGGCTGTGGACGGCCGGGAATATTTGCTGGAAACTCCGCTGCGCGCCGACGTGGCCTTGCTGAAAGCTTACAAGGCAGACCGGGCGGGCAATTTGGTATTCCGCAAGTCGGCGCGCAATTTCAACCCGATCATGGCCCTGGCCGCGGATCTGGTGATCGCGGAAGCCGAGCAGATCGTGGAGACCGGCGAGCTGGACCCGGACAGCATTGTCACTCCGGGGATATTGGTGGACAAAATCGTGCAATGCGGAGGTGAACGGGAATGA
- the rpoN gene encoding RNA polymerase factor sigma-54 — protein sequence MRTQIQNKQRQSVQLNVNPQMLQTFRLLAMPNGELERLISEKAQTNPFIEILPLRPNRRMSAGLSRQIAAGLSTELLGYKLKAKTTSEEAIWEELKFSVDDPKVKKALQFLIGNLDEAGYLPPDIDRHAEQAGISRAAFARALWLLQQEGAPGIGARSLQECLELQLIREGRKNSLAYIMVHSYMEETARGDLPAIARETGAPLAEVAESLARIRKLQPRPGLVYEDAEPAPAVKDIAASVTMADGRLKIALNSLKISLYEETGYLESMKEACSIELRQKIEEAKALAQQLDYRHTALLKVLTALVRKQRAFFQSGIHELKPLKLEQIAGSTGMHPSTVSRAIKDKWLDTPWGVFSFKYFLAGGIEAESGDMLAAGAVKQMIRELIAGEDKRKPLTDQLISDLLQERGISISRRTVAKYRTQAKIAPASQRKLNLHV from the coding sequence GTGCGTACCCAAATCCAGAACAAGCAACGCCAATCCGTGCAATTGAACGTCAATCCGCAAATGCTCCAGACGTTTCGGCTGCTTGCGATGCCGAACGGCGAATTGGAACGCCTAATCAGCGAAAAGGCGCAGACCAATCCGTTTATCGAAATCCTGCCGCTGCGGCCAAATAGACGTATGTCCGCCGGCCTATCCAGGCAAATCGCTGCGGGCTTGTCCACTGAACTGCTGGGCTATAAGTTGAAAGCGAAAACAACGAGTGAAGAGGCGATTTGGGAGGAGTTAAAATTCAGCGTGGATGATCCTAAGGTGAAAAAAGCGCTGCAATTCCTGATCGGGAATTTGGACGAAGCGGGGTATTTGCCGCCGGACATCGACCGTCATGCCGAACAGGCCGGCATTTCCCGCGCCGCGTTCGCCAGGGCGCTTTGGCTGCTGCAGCAGGAAGGCGCGCCCGGGATCGGTGCCCGTTCATTGCAGGAGTGCCTGGAACTGCAGTTGATTCGCGAAGGCCGGAAAAACTCCCTGGCCTATATAATGGTGCACAGCTACATGGAAGAAACGGCGCGGGGCGACCTGCCAGCCATTGCCAGGGAAACCGGGGCTCCGCTTGCAGAAGTGGCGGAAAGCCTGGCCCGCATCCGTAAGCTGCAGCCCCGGCCGGGATTGGTTTACGAGGACGCAGAGCCCGCCCCGGCAGTGAAGGATATCGCCGCCAGCGTAACGATGGCCGACGGACGCCTGAAAATCGCCTTGAATTCGCTCAAGATCAGCCTGTATGAAGAAACTGGCTATCTCGAAAGCATGAAAGAGGCATGTTCCATTGAGTTAAGGCAAAAGATCGAGGAGGCGAAAGCGCTGGCCCAACAGCTGGATTACCGGCATACAGCGCTGTTAAAAGTGCTAACCGCGCTAGTGCGGAAGCAGAGGGCTTTTTTCCAAAGCGGCATCCATGAACTCAAACCGCTTAAGCTGGAACAAATCGCCGGCAGCACGGGAATGCACCCGTCCACCGTCAGCCGGGCGATCAAAGACAAATGGCTGGATACACCTTGGGGCGTGTTCAGCTTCAAATATTTTCTGGCGGGGGGAATTGAAGCTGAGTCCGGGGATATGCTCGCCGCCGGCGCGGTCAAACAAATGATCCGCGAGTTGATCGCGGGCGAGGATAAAAGGAAACCTCTTACGGATCAGCTCATCAGCGATCTGCTTCAAGAGCGGGGGATCTCCATCTCCAGAAGAACCGTCGCCAAATACCGGACGCAAGCGAAAATCGCCCCGGCCTCGCAGCGTAAATTGAACCTCCATGTATAA
- a CDS encoding Gfo/Idh/MocA family protein, which produces MGETAKIKWGIMASGWIAEQFAEDLAHAGNGEAYAVGSRSLEKAKAFADKYRIPQAYGSYEELLADANVDAVYVATPHPLHKDNVMLALRAGKAVLCEKPFTVNSAELEELVAYARERKLFLMEAMWTRFLPAIRRVREWLAAGRIGEVRLVKADFGFRADWNPAGRLFNPELGGGALLDAGIYPVSFAAMVLGANPQHIQSTAHLGETGVDEHFSVLLTYEGGQIASLNGGVRLAIGNDAYIHGTQGKIYVPGFLNAKTATLYADGEEAETFVDDRATKGYVFEAEAVGRALSAGLTESAEIPLDESLAIMRLLDKIREPWGLRYPFEKQA; this is translated from the coding sequence GTGGGAGAAACGGCGAAAATCAAGTGGGGCATTATGGCGTCCGGTTGGATTGCCGAGCAATTCGCGGAGGATCTGGCCCATGCCGGAAATGGGGAAGCCTATGCCGTAGGCTCGCGTTCGCTGGAAAAAGCCAAGGCGTTTGCGGATAAATACCGTATCCCGCAGGCTTACGGCAGCTATGAGGAGCTTCTTGCGGATGCCAATGTGGACGCGGTTTATGTGGCGACTCCGCATCCTTTGCACAAGGACAATGTCATGCTGGCGCTGCGGGCCGGAAAGGCGGTTCTATGCGAAAAGCCGTTTACGGTGAACAGCGCCGAGCTGGAGGAGCTCGTCGCCTACGCGCGGGAGCGCAAGCTGTTTCTGATGGAAGCGATGTGGACGCGGTTTCTGCCCGCGATTCGCCGGGTCCGGGAATGGCTGGCCGCCGGGCGGATCGGAGAGGTGCGCCTGGTGAAAGCCGATTTCGGCTTCCGCGCCGACTGGAATCCGGCCGGCCGCCTGTTCAACCCGGAGCTTGGCGGAGGCGCGCTGCTGGATGCCGGCATTTATCCGGTTTCCTTCGCCGCGATGGTGCTGGGCGCCAATCCGCAGCATATCCAAAGCACGGCCCATCTTGGGGAAACCGGAGTGGACGAGCATTTTTCCGTGCTGCTCACTTATGAGGGCGGCCAAATCGCCTCCCTGAACGGAGGCGTCCGGCTGGCGATCGGCAACGATGCTTACATTCACGGCACCCAAGGGAAAATATACGTCCCCGGCTTCTTGAACGCCAAAACCGCCACCTTGTACGCGGACGGGGAAGAAGCGGAAACGTTTGTCGACGACCGTGCAACGAAGGGTTATGTGTTTGAAGCGGAGGCGGTCGGACGGGCCCTGAGCGCCGGGCTGACCGAAAGCGCGGAAATCCCGCTGGACGAGTCGCTGGCCATCATGCGCCTGCTCGATAAGATCCGCGAACCGTGGGGGCTGCGTTATCCGTTTGAAAAGCAAGCGTAA